A region from the Sulfurimonas sp. genome encodes:
- a CDS encoding ribonucleotide-diphosphate reductase subunit beta, producing the protein MDRKKIYNPESKENVNERRIFGGNPTGIFELNNIKYQWAYNLWEVMLNNTWFPKEVDMTKDVNDYKNLTAPEKDAYDKALSQLIFMDSLQTNNLIDNVNPYVTSPEINLILVRQSFEEALHSQSYAVMVDSISTNSEEIYDLWRKDMMLKTKNDAIFRTYDKLSLEPTEHNFVKACFANQILEGIYFYSGFTYIYTLARSGKMLGSAQMIRFIQRDEVTHLVLFKNLINTLRKERPDLFTQQLKDEVIEMFKEAVDLEIKWGQYITQGQILGLTNEIVEQYIKYLADDRLESVGFEKLYNVSNPIKWVDDFAKFNDQKTNFFEGTVSNYSKGSLSFDDDF; encoded by the coding sequence ATGGATAGAAAAAAAATATATAACCCTGAATCAAAAGAGAATGTAAACGAAAGAAGAATATTTGGCGGAAATCCGACAGGTATTTTTGAGCTTAATAATATTAAATACCAATGGGCTTATAATCTGTGGGAAGTTATGTTAAACAACACTTGGTTCCCTAAAGAAGTAGATATGACTAAAGATGTTAATGATTATAAAAACCTTACAGCTCCTGAAAAAGACGCTTATGATAAGGCTCTTTCACAACTGATCTTTATGGATTCACTGCAAACTAATAATCTAATCGATAATGTAAATCCGTATGTAACATCACCGGAGATCAACCTTATTCTTGTTCGCCAGTCTTTTGAAGAAGCTCTACATTCACAGTCTTATGCGGTTATGGTTGATTCTATCTCTACAAATTCTGAAGAGATCTATGATCTATGGCGTAAAGATATGATGCTTAAGACTAAAAATGACGCAATTTTCCGTACATATGACAAATTATCGCTTGAACCTACAGAGCACAACTTTGTAAAAGCTTGTTTTGCAAATCAGATTTTAGAGGGTATATACTTTTACAGCGGTTTTACTTATATATATACGCTTGCACGTTCAGGAAAAATGCTAGGATCTGCTCAAATGATCCGTTTTATCCAAAGAGATGAAGTTACTCACTTAGTGCTATTTAAAAACCTTATAAATACACTTAGAAAAGAGAGACCTGATCTATTTACTCAGCAGTTAAAAGATGAAGTTATAGAGATGTTTAAAGAAGCGGTTGATCTTGAAATTAAATGGGGTCAATATATAACTCAAGGTCAAATACTAGGTCTTACAAATGAAATAGTTGAACAATATATTAAATATTTAGCTGATGATAGACTGGAATCTGTTGGATTTGAAAAATTATACAATGTATCAAACCCAATCAAGTGGGTTGATGACTTTGCTAAGTTTAATGATCAAAAAACTAATTTCTTTGAAGGTACTGTAAGTAACTATTCAAAAGGATCACTTTCTTTTGATGATGATTTCTAA
- a CDS encoding CZB domain-containing protein: protein MSLAKLDHILWKVNTYYSATTREEQFKFVDHHNCRLGKWYEEGDGKTNFAHTEHYKELEAPHAIVHNGTHKVFDLIAQENPDTNKLKAAFDEMEKGSDEVFKILDKILHDKD from the coding sequence ATGTCTTTAGCAAAACTAGATCATATTTTATGGAAAGTAAATACTTACTATTCAGCTACAACAAGAGAAGAACAGTTCAAATTTGTAGATCATCACAATTGCCGCTTAGGTAAATGGTATGAAGAGGGTGATGGAAAAACAAATTTCGCACATACTGAACATTATAAAGAATTGGAAGCTCCTCATGCCATTGTCCATAATGGTACCCACAAAGTATTTGATCTAATTGCTCAGGAAAATCCAGATACCAACAAACTAAAAGCTGCTTTTGATGAGATGGAGAAAGGTAGTGACGAGGTATTTAAAATACTTGATAAAATTCTTCATGATAAAGATTAA
- a CDS encoding bifunctional methionine sulfoxide reductase B/A protein, which produces MQAIDLKPYQQKADSLSELEYNVIVNKATEHPYTGLYLDNKKHGIYKCKLCGTPLYKSDDKFNSNCGWPSFDDEIEGAVKRVPDADGRRVEIVCAKCGGHLGHVFEGENFTRKNTRHCVNSVSIDFEETQADPNMAKAYFAGGCFWGVEYYMQQIEGVKEVISGFMGGHVKNPTYYEVVRTDTGHLETVEVIYDKSKVSYKQLAKTFFEIHDPTQENGQGPDIGAQYLSAIFVNNDRERETINELIKELKSKGYDVVTMVKDADEFYQADESHQNYYNKKGSLPYCHGYVKRF; this is translated from the coding sequence ATGCAAGCAATAGATTTAAAACCTTACCAACAAAAAGCTGATTCACTGAGTGAACTTGAATACAATGTAATTGTCAACAAAGCAACTGAACATCCATATACAGGGCTTTATCTAGATAATAAAAAACACGGTATCTACAAATGTAAACTATGCGGTACACCTCTGTACAAATCAGATGACAAGTTCAATTCAAACTGCGGCTGGCCTAGTTTTGATGATGAAATTGAAGGCGCTGTTAAACGTGTACCAGATGCTGATGGCAGACGTGTAGAGATCGTTTGTGCAAAATGCGGCGGACACTTAGGACATGTATTTGAAGGTGAGAATTTTACAAGAAAAAATACACGCCACTGTGTAAACTCAGTCTCTATAGACTTTGAAGAAACACAAGCTGATCCAAATATGGCAAAAGCATACTTTGCAGGTGGATGTTTCTGGGGCGTTGAGTATTATATGCAACAGATCGAAGGTGTAAAAGAGGTGATCTCTGGTTTTATGGGTGGACATGTAAAAAACCCAACTTACTATGAGGTTGTAAGGACTGATACAGGGCACTTGGAGACTGTTGAAGTTATATATGACAAATCAAAAGTATCTTACAAACAGTTAGCCAAGACTTTCTTTGAGATCCATGACCCTACTCAAGAAAACGGTCAGGGACCAGACATTGGTGCACAGTATTTATCAGCTATATTTGTAAATAACGATCGCGAGCGTGAGACTATAAATGAGCTGATCAAAGAATTGAAATCAAAAGGTTACGATGTAGTTACAATGGTAAAAGATGCGGACGAGTTTTATCAGGCTGATGAATCACACCAGAACTATTACAATAAAAAAGGCTCACTACCTTATTGTCACGGATATGTTAAAAGGTTTTGA
- the typA gene encoding translational GTPase TypA — protein sequence MQKIRNIAVIAHVDHGKTTLVDGLLEQSGTFGDHEQHDERAMDSNDLEKERGITILSKNTAIRYKDHKINIIDTPGHADFGGEVERVLKMVDGVLVLVDAYEGVMPQTKFVVKKMLSMGKKPIVVINKIDKPSADPDRVVDEMFDLFADMDATDDQQDFPVIYAAARDGIAKLDMDEEGGDFQCIFETILEHIPEPEGSKDNPAQAQVFTLDYDNYVGKIGISRIFNGTIKKGDNVVLAKADGEFVKGRITKLIGFHGLNRMEIEEAEAGDIVAMAGLETIDVGDTICDPVNPVALDPMHIEEPTLTVVFSVNDSPLAGQEGKHVTSNKIKDRLDSEMNTNVAMKYEVVGEGKFKVSGRGELQITVLAENMRREGFEFGISRPEVIRKEIEGVKCEPFEHLVIDVPEDLGGTVIERLGKRKAEMKSMVPMGQGFQRIEFEIPARSLIGFRGQFLTDTKGEGVMNHSFIEYRPFSGEVESRQYGALISSENGEAVAYSIFNLQARGVMYVKPQTKVYEGMIIGEHAKSNDLTVNPIKGKQQSNVRSSGADDAIKLVPPRDMSLERALEWIEDDELLEITPENIRIRKKFLTETERKRASRK from the coding sequence ATGCAAAAGATTAGAAATATTGCTGTTATCGCACACGTTGACCATGGAAAAACTACATTGGTTGATGGACTGTTAGAGCAGTCTGGAACATTTGGTGATCATGAGCAACATGATGAACGTGCTATGGATAGTAATGATTTAGAAAAAGAGCGTGGTATTACGATTCTTTCAAAAAATACTGCTATTCGTTATAAAGATCACAAGATCAACATTATTGACACTCCGGGTCACGCCGATTTTGGTGGTGAGGTTGAGCGTGTATTAAAAATGGTTGATGGTGTGTTAGTGTTAGTGGATGCATACGAAGGTGTTATGCCGCAAACAAAATTCGTTGTTAAGAAAATGTTATCGATGGGTAAAAAACCTATCGTTGTTATCAATAAGATAGATAAACCTTCAGCTGATCCAGATCGTGTTGTTGATGAGATGTTTGACCTTTTTGCAGATATGGATGCAACTGATGATCAACAAGACTTCCCTGTTATCTATGCTGCTGCTCGTGATGGTATTGCAAAATTAGATATGGATGAAGAGGGTGGAGATTTCCAATGTATCTTCGAAACTATTTTAGAGCATATCCCTGAACCAGAAGGTAGTAAAGATAACCCTGCTCAAGCACAGGTATTTACACTTGACTATGATAACTATGTTGGTAAGATCGGTATTAGCCGTATTTTCAACGGTACTATCAAAAAAGGTGATAATGTTGTTCTTGCAAAAGCTGATGGTGAGTTTGTAAAAGGTCGTATCACTAAGCTTATTGGTTTCCACGGTCTTAACCGTATGGAGATTGAAGAGGCTGAAGCTGGTGATATCGTTGCTATGGCTGGTTTAGAGACTATTGACGTTGGTGACACTATTTGTGATCCTGTTAATCCTGTAGCACTTGATCCAATGCACATTGAAGAGCCAACTTTAACAGTTGTATTCTCAGTTAACGATTCTCCACTTGCAGGTCAAGAGGGTAAACACGTTACATCTAACAAGATCAAAGACAGACTTGATTCTGAGATGAACACTAACGTTGCTATGAAATATGAAGTTGTTGGTGAGGGTAAATTTAAAGTTTCAGGTCGTGGTGAGCTTCAAATTACTGTTCTTGCTGAGAATATGCGTCGTGAAGGTTTTGAGTTTGGTATTTCTCGTCCAGAGGTTATCAGAAAAGAGATCGAAGGCGTTAAATGTGAGCCGTTTGAGCACTTAGTAATTGACGTTCCTGAAGATCTAGGCGGTACAGTTATCGAGCGTCTTGGTAAGCGTAAAGCTGAGATGAAATCAATGGTTCCAATGGGTCAAGGTTTCCAACGTATAGAGTTTGAGATCCCTGCTCGTTCATTAATCGGTTTCCGTGGACAGTTCTTAACTGACACTAAAGGTGAAGGTGTAATGAACCACTCATTCATCGAATACCGTCCATTCAGCGGTGAAGTTGAATCTCGCCAATATGGTGCTTTAATTTCAAGTGAAAACGGTGAAGCAGTAGCATACTCAATCTTTAACTTACAAGCACGTGGTGTTATGTATGTAAAACCTCAGACAAAAGTTTATGAGGGTATGATTATCGGTGAGCACGCAAAAAGCAATGACTTAACTGTTAACCCGATCAAAGGTAAGCAACAATCGAACGTTCGTTCATCTGGTGCTGATGATGCTATTAAACTTGTTCCACCACGTGACATGTCTTTAGAGCGTGCACTAGAGTGGATCGAGGATGATGAACTTCTTGAGATTACTCCTGAGAATATTCGTATTCGTAAAAAATTCCTTACTGAAACTGAGCGTAAACGCGCTTCTAGAAAATAG
- a CDS encoding CCA tRNA nucleotidyltransferase has translation MIEYPNKLDIIFDKLQKYNIKPVIVGGYVRDYFFNKYEKSSKRLTKDIDIELYNAESFEQLQNILCEFGNPNLNGKNFGVIKLKVDDLDIDFSLPRTDNKVSSGHTGFEVDTYSDISFHKASSRRDFTINAIGFDIFNKKILDPFGGLEDLKQKKLKMVSQETFIEDPLRVLRAMQFCARFELKPDYELIDAASKMCENNLLDELPRERIYEEFKKLFLKAKHISIGLNFLKDVNGFIYFSELNMSESDWHIKLKYIDSVDKTKLDNATNIAVVLALLCYKMEENAKQSFLNKIINKKTTLKTIDYLHHIDSYLESIDKKDFDNTLKYKILKDIDTNTLKIYLEAKSISEDIIRKIYSIKPIVHGKDLMKSGFKPSKEFDSLLQMIYEVQLLKLFN, from the coding sequence ATGATTGAATATCCAAATAAATTAGATATTATCTTTGATAAATTGCAAAAATATAATATTAAACCCGTTATTGTAGGCGGGTATGTTAGAGACTATTTTTTTAATAAATATGAAAAAAGCTCTAAACGTCTGACAAAAGATATAGACATAGAACTATACAATGCCGAGTCTTTCGAACAACTTCAAAATATTTTATGTGAATTTGGTAATCCAAATCTAAATGGCAAAAATTTCGGAGTTATCAAACTAAAAGTTGATGATTTAGATATTGACTTCTCTCTTCCAAGAACTGACAATAAAGTATCTTCAGGTCATACTGGCTTTGAAGTAGACACATATTCGGACATATCTTTTCATAAAGCAAGCTCAAGAAGAGATTTTACGATCAATGCTATAGGTTTTGATATATTTAATAAAAAAATATTAGATCCTTTTGGAGGATTAGAAGATTTAAAACAAAAAAAATTAAAAATGGTAAGCCAAGAAACATTTATAGAAGATCCTTTAAGAGTTCTAAGAGCTATGCAGTTTTGTGCTAGATTTGAATTAAAACCGGATTACGAACTAATAGATGCAGCTTCTAAAATGTGTGAAAATAATCTTTTAGATGAACTACCAAGAGAGAGAATATATGAAGAGTTTAAAAAGCTTTTTTTAAAGGCAAAACATATATCCATAGGTCTAAATTTTTTAAAAGACGTGAATGGGTTTATATACTTTAGTGAACTAAATATGTCAGAATCTGACTGGCATATTAAGTTAAAATATATAGACAGTGTTGATAAAACAAAGTTAGATAACGCTACTAACATAGCAGTAGTGTTAGCACTGTTATGTTATAAGATGGAAGAAAACGCAAAACAAAGTTTTTTAAATAAAATAATAAATAAAAAAACAACTTTAAAAACTATAGACTATCTGCACCATATTGATTCTTATTTAGAAAGTATTGATAAAAAGGATTTTGATAACACTCTAAAATATAAAATTTTAAAAGATATAGATACAAACACATTAAAAATATACTTAGAAGCCAAGTCTATATCTGAGGATATAATTAGAAAAATATATAGTATAAAACCTATAGTTCATGGTAAAGATCTTATGAAATCGGGATTTAAACCATCTAAAGAGTTTGACTCTCTATTGCAAATGATCTACGAGGTACAACTGTTAAAACTCTTTAACTGA